Proteins encoded in a region of the Schaalia hyovaginalis genome:
- a CDS encoding nucleotide sugar dehydrogenase: MRIAVVALGKIGLPLAVQFANKGHEVIGVDVCERTVALVNEGKEPFPGEARLQEFLSELVPAGRLRATSDYSEAIPGADAVILVVPLFVDADSKPDFGWMDAATKSLAEHLTAGTVVSYETTLPVGTTRNRWKPMLEEISGLHEGEDFHLVFSPERVLTGRVFEDLRRYPKLVGGLSEAGAQAGIALYEQLLDFDERPDLPRPNGVWDMGSAEAAEMAKLAETTYRDVNIGLANQFAVYADKAGIDVYRVIDACNSQPYSHIHRPGIAVGGHCIPVYPRLYLSTDPDASVVSTARWFNADMPEYVVSRLEGVLGDLKDLKIAVLGAAYRGGVKETAFSGIFDTVASLEKRGARVVVEDPMYTDEELAGFGWEPYHLGEAVDAVIVQADHAAYEDLAPTDFPGIRLLFDGRRVTEAARWKGIPRMTIGGGRLSQDLVHASGVFG, translated from the coding sequence ATGCGCATCGCGGTCGTCGCCCTCGGCAAGATCGGCCTCCCCCTGGCTGTCCAATTCGCGAACAAGGGGCACGAGGTCATCGGCGTTGACGTCTGCGAGCGGACCGTCGCCCTCGTCAACGAGGGGAAGGAGCCCTTCCCGGGTGAGGCGCGCCTTCAGGAATTCCTCTCCGAGCTCGTGCCCGCGGGGCGGCTGAGGGCGACGAGCGACTACTCCGAGGCGATCCCCGGCGCCGACGCGGTGATCCTCGTCGTTCCGCTCTTCGTCGACGCGGACTCGAAGCCCGACTTCGGGTGGATGGACGCCGCGACGAAGTCGCTGGCCGAGCACCTCACTGCGGGTACCGTCGTGTCCTATGAGACGACTCTTCCGGTCGGCACGACCCGCAATCGCTGGAAGCCGATGCTCGAGGAGATCTCCGGTCTGCACGAGGGCGAGGACTTCCACCTTGTCTTCTCGCCCGAACGCGTTCTCACCGGTCGCGTCTTCGAGGACCTGCGCCGCTACCCGAAGCTCGTCGGCGGCCTGAGCGAGGCGGGCGCGCAAGCCGGTATCGCCCTGTACGAGCAGCTCCTCGACTTCGATGAGCGCCCCGATCTGCCCCGTCCGAACGGCGTCTGGGACATGGGCAGCGCCGAGGCCGCCGAAATGGCCAAGCTCGCCGAGACGACCTACAGGGACGTCAACATCGGTCTGGCCAACCAGTTCGCCGTTTACGCCGACAAGGCGGGCATCGACGTGTACCGGGTGATCGACGCCTGCAATTCCCAGCCCTACAGCCACATCCACCGGCCCGGGATCGCGGTTGGCGGGCACTGCATCCCCGTCTACCCGCGCCTCTACCTCTCGACCGATCCCGATGCGAGCGTCGTCTCGACGGCCCGCTGGTTCAACGCGGACATGCCCGAATACGTCGTCTCGCGCCTCGAGGGCGTGCTGGGCGATCTCAAGGATCTCAAGATCGCGGTCCTCGGCGCGGCCTACCGCGGCGGTGTGAAGGAGACTGCGTTCTCCGGGATCTTCGACACCGTCGCCTCCCTCGAAAAGCGCGGCGCGCGGGTCGTGGTCGAGGACCCGATGTACACCGATGAGGAGCTCGCGGGTTTCGGGTGGGAGCCCTACCACCTCGGCGAAGCGGTTGACGCCGTCATCGTCCAGGCCGATCACGCCGCATACGAGGATCTCGCTCCGACGGACTTCCCCGGGATCAGGCTCCTGTTCGACGGGCGTCGGGTGACGGAGGCCGCCCGTTGGAAGGGGATCCCCCGTATGACCATCGGGGGCGGGCGCCTATCACAAGATCTCGTCCACGCCTCCGGCGTCTTCGGATGA
- a CDS encoding DUF6541 family protein — translation MHFSQIRSDPQVCRIIRDEGGTALLYTDSDVWRDDVEYFYPGYADLDLSSGFTKIASFGTAEVWRIELCR, via the coding sequence CTGCATTTCTCGCAGATCCGCTCCGATCCGCAGGTCTGCCGGATCATCCGCGACGAGGGCGGGACCGCGCTGCTGTACACGGATTCCGATGTCTGGCGCGACGATGTGGAGTACTTCTATCCGGGATACGCGGATCTCGATCTTTCTTCGGGTTTCACGAAGATCGCGAGCTTCGGCACGGCGGAGGTGTGGCGGATCGAGCTGTGCCGGTGA
- a CDS encoding MarR family transcriptional regulator produces the protein MASLSRAQFDVLLALFRAPGALTQRELKDATGMSLGRVNAAVRECEARGFIENRRLTEDGRRALDPHRVDNAVIMAAGLSSRFAPISYERPKGTLRVRGEILIERQIRQLHEAGITDITVVVGYKKEYFFYLVEKFGVKIVVNREYMTRNNNGSLWLVRDRLANTYICSSDDYFTSNPFESHVYTAYYSAEYAEGPTTEWCIATGPGGRITGATVGGADAWTMLGHVYFDRAFSARFRAILEDVYLMPETAGKLWESIYLDHVKDLDMVIRKYPAGVIYEFDSVDELRSFDPKFMENVDSEVFDTISQVLGCPKDAITDFYPLKQGITNLSCHFRVGDEEYVYRHPGVGTGKIVNRLAETEALELAREIGIDTTFLASDPLKGWKISRFIPNSRILDVANDEELATAMRMDRELHRSGRILGRRFDFIEEGLRYESLLEEFGPIEVPGYGELRAKVLRLKELADADGFGLGPSHNDFFPLNFLVGTDGRIDLIDWEYAGMSDIAADFGTMVVCTEAMDEDRANTALEYYFGRTPTEQEKRHFWSYVVFAGWCWYVWALLKEAEGDNVGEVLYVYYRHAADYVSGLLAEYGAADEEGVRA, from the coding sequence ATGGCCTCCCTCTCCCGCGCGCAATTCGACGTGCTCCTCGCCCTCTTCCGCGCGCCGGGCGCGCTCACCCAGCGCGAACTCAAGGACGCGACGGGCATGTCCCTCGGACGCGTGAACGCGGCCGTCCGTGAATGCGAGGCCCGCGGTTTCATCGAGAACCGCCGGCTCACCGAGGACGGGCGACGCGCCCTCGACCCCCACAGGGTCGACAACGCCGTCATCATGGCCGCCGGACTCTCCTCGCGCTTCGCCCCCATCTCCTACGAGCGCCCGAAAGGCACGCTGAGGGTGCGCGGCGAAATCCTCATTGAACGCCAGATCCGTCAGCTCCATGAAGCCGGGATCACCGACATCACCGTCGTCGTGGGGTACAAGAAGGAGTACTTCTTCTACCTCGTCGAGAAATTCGGGGTGAAGATCGTCGTCAACCGCGAATACATGACGCGCAACAACAACGGCTCCCTGTGGCTCGTCCGCGACAGGCTCGCCAACACCTACATCTGCTCCTCCGACGACTACTTCACCTCCAACCCCTTCGAATCCCACGTATACACGGCCTATTACTCGGCCGAATACGCCGAAGGGCCGACAACCGAATGGTGCATCGCCACAGGGCCCGGAGGACGGATCACCGGCGCCACCGTCGGCGGCGCCGATGCGTGGACCATGCTCGGCCACGTCTACTTCGACCGCGCCTTCTCCGCGCGCTTCCGCGCGATCCTCGAAGACGTCTACCTCATGCCCGAAACAGCCGGGAAGCTGTGGGAATCGATCTACCTCGACCACGTCAAGGACCTCGACATGGTGATCCGCAAGTATCCGGCGGGCGTCATCTACGAGTTCGACTCCGTCGACGAACTGCGCTCCTTCGACCCGAAGTTCATGGAGAACGTCGATTCGGAGGTCTTCGACACGATCTCGCAGGTGCTGGGGTGCCCCAAGGACGCGATCACGGACTTCTACCCCCTCAAACAGGGCATCACCAATCTGTCGTGCCACTTCCGCGTCGGGGACGAGGAGTACGTGTACCGCCACCCCGGCGTCGGTACCGGCAAGATCGTCAACCGCCTCGCCGAGACCGAGGCCCTCGAACTCGCGCGCGAGATCGGGATCGACACGACCTTCCTCGCCTCCGATCCGCTCAAGGGATGGAAGATCTCCCGCTTCATACCGAACAGCCGCATCCTCGACGTCGCGAACGACGAGGAACTCGCGACCGCGATGCGCATGGATCGAGAGCTCCATCGATCGGGCCGGATCCTCGGGCGGCGCTTCGACTTCATCGAGGAGGGGCTGCGCTACGAATCCCTCCTCGAGGAATTCGGCCCCATCGAGGTTCCCGGATACGGGGAGCTGCGCGCCAAGGTCCTGCGCCTCAAAGAGCTCGCCGATGCCGACGGCTTCGGCCTGGGTCCTTCGCACAACGACTTCTTCCCCCTGAACTTCCTCGTCGGGACCGACGGCCGGATCGACCTCATCGACTGGGAATACGCGGGAATGTCCGACATCGCCGCCGACTTCGGCACCATGGTCGTGTGCACCGAGGCGATGGACGAAGACCGGGCGAACACCGCCCTCGAGTACTACTTCGGACGCACCCCCACCGAGCAGGAGAAGCGCCACTTCTGGTCCTACGTCGTCTTCGCGGGATGGTGCTGGTACGTCTGGGCGCTCCTCAAAGAGGCCGAAGGGGACAACGTCGGCGAAGTCCTCTACGTCTATTACCGCCACGCCGCCGACTACGTTTCGGGCCTGCTCGCCGAGTACGGGGCCGCGGATGAGGAAGGAGTCCGAGCATGA
- a CDS encoding DMT family transporter — protein MRWGVFSGALWGLDTVILGIALAMAPFAGTSQASMASAFLHDAICAIILLIYMGARGRLGRTLAAIRTRSGKTIALGAILGGPFGMTGYLIAINNIGPGYTAIISTFYPAVGTLLAYVFLKERMRPRQILALLVALGAIILIGYSSTGSTASGNAVLGIVAALACVLGWGSEAVILAWGMRDDEVDEDSALQIRETTSALVYLLVVAPIAGVLGFGIRAIPTLGTGVIALAALAGTASYLFYYTAINTVGASRGMALNISYSAWAVIFALPLIGTVPSVLQIVCCMVILVGTVLAATPNWKELRSGW, from the coding sequence ATGAGATGGGGAGTCTTCTCCGGAGCCCTCTGGGGCCTTGACACAGTCATCCTCGGAATCGCCCTGGCGATGGCGCCCTTCGCAGGGACCTCCCAGGCCTCGATGGCCTCGGCCTTCCTCCACGACGCGATCTGCGCGATCATCCTCCTCATCTACATGGGGGCGCGCGGACGGCTCGGCCGCACCCTGGCGGCGATCCGAACACGCTCCGGCAAAACCATCGCCCTCGGCGCGATCCTCGGCGGCCCCTTCGGCATGACCGGCTACCTCATCGCGATCAACAACATCGGCCCCGGGTACACCGCGATCATCTCCACCTTCTACCCGGCCGTCGGCACCCTCCTCGCGTACGTCTTCCTCAAGGAGCGCATGCGTCCGCGCCAGATCCTCGCCCTCCTCGTCGCCCTCGGGGCGATCATCCTCATCGGCTACTCCTCGACGGGCAGCACCGCCTCGGGCAACGCGGTCCTCGGCATCGTGGCGGCCCTCGCCTGCGTCCTCGGATGGGGCTCCGAAGCCGTGATCCTCGCATGGGGGATGCGCGACGACGAAGTCGATGAGGATTCGGCCCTCCAGATCAGGGAGACGACCTCCGCCCTCGTCTACCTCCTCGTCGTCGCGCCGATCGCCGGGGTCCTCGGATTCGGCATCCGCGCCATCCCCACCCTCGGGACCGGGGTCATCGCCCTGGCGGCCCTCGCGGGCACCGCCTCCTACCTCTTCTACTACACGGCCATCAACACGGTCGGCGCTTCACGGGGCATGGCCCTCAACATCTCCTACTCGGCCTGGGCGGTGATCTTCGCACTCCCCCTCATCGGCACGGTCCCCTCCGTGCTCCAGATCGTCTGCTGCATGGTCATCCTCGTGGGCACGGTCCTCGCCGCGACGCCGAACTGGAAGGAGCTGCGCAGCGGGTGGTGA
- a CDS encoding LicD family protein, with the protein MTDSGAAATLAAIQKATTRVLHELDRVCHELGIRYAVYGGTAIGAVRHRGFIPWDDDIDACLPREDYDRLIVEGPALLGPDYVLLSQEIDPEYPKTFGILGLVGTEFVPGAAAQRDYRMPIGVDLFPLDRVPRDRRAYTRQNRRAWVWGRMMFLHGSATPDSGLDGALGTAADAVFLGVHVGLHALRISPRAIYRKWEAAARRYNDSGSPVLGDYSTQDPLRWSAREDEIFPTVRVPFEDIQVELPRSYDTILTRGYGDYMSLPPEEERVNHAPVRIDFGEHEF; encoded by the coding sequence ATGACAGACTCCGGAGCCGCAGCGACGCTCGCCGCGATTCAGAAGGCCACCACCCGGGTCCTCCACGAGCTCGACCGGGTCTGCCACGAACTCGGCATCCGCTACGCCGTCTACGGCGGGACGGCGATCGGGGCGGTTCGCCACAGGGGCTTCATCCCCTGGGACGATGATATCGACGCGTGTCTGCCCCGCGAGGACTACGATCGCCTGATCGTCGAGGGCCCGGCGCTGCTCGGCCCCGATTACGTCCTCCTCAGCCAGGAGATCGACCCGGAGTATCCGAAGACCTTCGGGATCCTCGGGCTCGTGGGGACCGAGTTCGTCCCGGGGGCCGCCGCTCAACGCGACTACAGGATGCCGATCGGCGTCGATCTCTTCCCCCTCGACCGGGTCCCCCGCGACCGCAGGGCTTATACGCGCCAGAACCGCCGCGCCTGGGTGTGGGGGAGGATGATGTTCCTCCACGGCTCCGCGACTCCGGACTCGGGACTCGACGGCGCCCTCGGCACGGCGGCGGATGCGGTCTTCCTGGGCGTGCACGTCGGACTTCACGCGCTCCGCATCAGTCCGCGCGCCATCTATCGCAAGTGGGAGGCCGCGGCGCGACGGTACAACGACTCCGGCTCGCCCGTCCTCGGCGACTACTCGACTCAGGATCCCTTGAGATGGTCGGCGCGCGAGGACGAGATCTTCCCGACCGTGCGCGTCCCCTTCGAGGACATCCAGGTGGAACTGCCTCGCTCCTACGATACGATCCTCACCCGCGGCTACGGCGACTACATGAGCCTTCCCCCCGAGGAGGAACGGGTGAATCACGCCCCCGTTCGCATCGACTTCGGGGAGCACGAGTTCTGA
- a CDS encoding lipopolysaccharide biosynthesis protein, with protein MTPQSLPLRTNMLWNSIGSMFRLVCNYAITIAVVRLSSGFDAAGALALSMSIANLINPFADFRLRTLQVTDVRNERTSGEYIGLRLFTSVLAFSIGLVYSFITTSSQSLLVVALYLVYSLITNFIEVFHAIDQRHMRMDYSGQSYILQGLSNLLAFSAILWWTNSLIWAVIGLGVTTTAVLLLFDIPRTSRLERLSMSISAPAIASLTKLLPLVFAQVAASAVLTIPKQYLEAQLGSEALGIYSSVASPALIVQMGATYVYSPLMGEFAEKLAHDKRSALVLLRRTVLAILGVTAAASLLLVIIGRPLLVFLFGTGISEHVGLMQPALLCTAITAFAWFMNDLLLAARDFGASFLGNIVASIVTFLGSQSFITRFGMNGVSWIGVLAYSTSVALLGLLFWRDYRRLPRRGEAIAED; from the coding sequence ATGACTCCGCAGTCACTGCCCCTCAGGACGAATATGCTGTGGAACTCGATCGGCTCGATGTTCCGCCTGGTCTGCAACTATGCGATCACCATCGCGGTGGTCCGCCTCTCATCCGGGTTCGACGCGGCGGGCGCCCTCGCACTGTCCATGTCGATAGCGAACCTCATCAACCCCTTCGCGGACTTCCGACTGAGGACCCTCCAGGTCACGGACGTCCGCAACGAGCGGACCTCGGGCGAATACATCGGCCTGAGGCTGTTCACCTCCGTCCTCGCCTTCTCGATCGGCTTGGTCTACTCCTTCATCACCACCTCCTCCCAGTCCCTGCTGGTCGTCGCCCTGTACCTCGTCTACTCCCTCATCACGAACTTCATCGAGGTCTTCCACGCGATCGACCAGCGTCATATGCGCATGGACTACTCCGGGCAGTCCTACATCCTCCAGGGGCTGTCGAATCTCCTCGCCTTCTCCGCGATCCTGTGGTGGACGAATTCCTTGATCTGGGCGGTCATCGGACTCGGGGTCACCACCACGGCGGTTCTCCTCCTCTTCGACATCCCGCGCACCTCGCGCCTCGAACGCCTGTCGATGAGCATCTCCGCGCCCGCCATCGCCTCCCTGACGAAGCTCCTGCCGCTGGTCTTCGCGCAGGTTGCGGCGAGTGCGGTCCTCACGATCCCCAAGCAGTACCTCGAGGCGCAGCTCGGCTCTGAGGCGCTCGGCATCTATTCCTCGGTGGCCTCGCCCGCATTGATCGTGCAGATGGGGGCGACCTACGTCTACAGCCCCCTGATGGGCGAGTTCGCCGAGAAGCTCGCCCACGACAAGAGATCGGCCCTCGTGCTCCTGCGCCGGACGGTCCTCGCGATTCTCGGCGTCACCGCGGCGGCCTCGCTCCTCCTCGTCATCATCGGCCGCCCCCTCCTCGTCTTCCTCTTCGGAACCGGGATCAGCGAGCACGTCGGCCTCATGCAGCCGGCGCTCCTGTGCACGGCGATCACGGCATTCGCCTGGTTCATGAACGACCTCCTCCTTGCCGCGAGGGACTTCGGCGCGAGCTTCCTCGGCAACATCGTGGCGAGCATCGTCACCTTCCTCGGCTCGCAGTCCTTCATCACGCGTTTCGGGATGAACGGGGTGTCGTGGATCGGCGTCCTCGCCTATTCGACCTCCGTCGCACTCCTCGGCCTCCTCTTCTGGAGGGACTACCGGCGCCTGCCGAGACGGGGGGAGGCCATCGCGGAGGACTGA